In one window of Pseudomonas benzenivorans DNA:
- a CDS encoding Maf family protein codes for MLPLVLASSSPYRRELLARLRLPFTWSAPAIDESRLPNEDASSLVRRLAEEKARALSDSHPHHLIIGSDQVAVLDQDILGKPHNFARARSQLLAASDRSVTFLTGLALLNSETGQCQVDCIPFTVHFRPLSEEQIGRYLEAEQPYDCAGSFKAEGLGISLFRSTEGSDANSLIGLPLIRLVDMLHEAGIDIP; via the coding sequence ATGCTGCCTCTGGTGCTCGCTTCCAGCTCCCCCTACCGCCGCGAACTACTGGCTCGCCTGCGCCTGCCCTTCACCTGGAGCGCGCCGGCCATCGACGAGAGTCGCTTGCCGAACGAGGACGCCAGCAGCCTGGTTCGCCGCCTGGCCGAGGAGAAAGCCCGCGCCCTGAGCGACAGCCACCCACACCACCTGATCATCGGCTCCGACCAGGTGGCCGTCCTGGATCAGGACATCCTCGGCAAGCCGCATAACTTCGCGCGCGCGCGCAGCCAGCTACTCGCCGCCAGCGACCGCAGCGTCACCTTCCTGACCGGCCTGGCCTTGCTCAACAGCGAAACCGGCCAGTGCCAGGTCGACTGCATTCCCTTCACCGTGCACTTCCGCCCCCTGAGCGAAGAGCAGATAGGGCGCTACCTGGAGGCGGAGCAGCCCTACGACTGCGCCGGCAGCTTCAAGGCAGAAGGCCTGGGCATCAGCCTGTTTCGCAGCACCGAAGGCAGCGACGCCAACAGCCTGATCGGCCTCCCTCTGATCCGCCTGGTGGACATGCTGCACGAGGCCGGCATCGACATTCCCTGA
- a CDS encoding S49 family peptidase codes for MSDEWKASAVGEGDAKSWQLLEKTLLAGVQEQRRARRWGIFFKLLTFLYLFVALALFAPLLDWQKGASKSGAHTALIEVRGMIADKEAASADNIVGSLRAAFEDANTRGVILRINSPGGSPVQSGYIYDEIRRLRAKYPAIKLYAVISDLGASGAYYIASAADQIYADKASLVGSIGVTAAGFGFVGVMEKLGVDRRVYASGEHKTFLDPFQPPKEEEERFWQGVLETTHRQFIDSVKQGRGERLKVEAHPELFSGLVWSGEQALELGLVDALGNSSYVAREVVGVEEVVDFTVQETPFDRFAKRLGASVAEHLAMWMGFQGPALR; via the coding sequence ATGTCGGATGAGTGGAAGGCGTCGGCTGTGGGTGAGGGCGATGCCAAGAGCTGGCAGCTGCTGGAAAAGACCCTGCTGGCTGGTGTGCAGGAGCAGCGTCGGGCCAGGCGTTGGGGGATATTCTTCAAGCTGCTGACCTTCCTTTACCTGTTCGTGGCGTTGGCGCTGTTTGCGCCGCTGCTCGATTGGCAGAAGGGGGCGTCGAAGAGTGGTGCTCATACCGCGCTGATCGAAGTCCGGGGGATGATCGCCGACAAAGAGGCGGCCAGTGCCGACAATATCGTCGGCAGCCTGCGCGCGGCCTTCGAGGATGCCAATACCAGGGGTGTGATACTGCGGATCAATAGCCCGGGCGGCAGTCCGGTGCAGTCCGGCTATATCTATGACGAAATTCGCCGGCTGCGCGCCAAGTATCCGGCGATCAAGCTGTATGCGGTGATCAGTGATCTGGGGGCCTCTGGGGCCTACTACATCGCCAGTGCGGCGGATCAGATCTATGCCGATAAGGCCAGTCTGGTCGGGTCCATCGGTGTGACTGCGGCGGGTTTCGGCTTCGTCGGGGTCATGGAGAAGCTGGGTGTCGATCGTCGGGTGTATGCCTCGGGTGAGCACAAGACCTTTCTCGATCCGTTCCAGCCGCCCAAGGAGGAGGAGGAGCGTTTCTGGCAGGGGGTTCTGGAGACCACTCATCGGCAGTTCATCGACAGCGTCAAGCAGGGGCGGGGCGAGCGCTTAAAGGTGGAGGCTCATCCCGAGCTGTTTTCGGGGCTGGTCTGGTCTGGCGAGCAGGCGCTCGAGCTGGGGTTGGTCGACGCCCTGGGTAATTCCAGCTATGTGGCGCGGGAAGTGGTCGGGGTGGAGGAGGTGGTCGACTTCACTGTTCAGGAAACCCCATTCGATCGTTTCGCCAAGCGCCTCGGGGCCAGTGTCGCCGAGCATCTGGCCATGTGGATGGGCTTCCAGGGGCCGGCCTTGCGCTAG
- a CDS encoding HAD-IA family hydrolase gives MSDYRLLIFDWDGTLVDSIGRIVESMHRAADACGLERCSDLRVKGIIGLGLPEAIRSLYPELDEPSLVERFRRCYSEQYLALEAEPSALFPGVAEALEAFRAAGYALAVATGKGRHGLHRVLAQRGWLNYFDTTRCADEAASKPDPLMLEQILAHCGVSAARALMVGDSAFDLLMAQRAGMDSVAVGYGAQPLSALRRYAPKLAIEDFTALRTWLEGGATEQKDEVSHYVG, from the coding sequence GTGTCTGACTATCGGCTGCTGATCTTCGATTGGGATGGCACTCTGGTCGACTCCATTGGTCGTATCGTCGAGTCGATGCACCGTGCGGCCGATGCCTGTGGGCTGGAGCGCTGCAGCGATCTGCGGGTCAAGGGCATCATCGGTCTTGGGTTGCCCGAGGCGATTCGCTCCCTGTATCCAGAGCTGGACGAGCCAAGCCTCGTTGAGCGTTTCCGGCGTTGTTACAGTGAGCAGTACCTGGCGCTGGAGGCCGAGCCATCGGCGCTGTTCCCGGGGGTGGCCGAGGCGCTTGAGGCGTTTCGTGCCGCAGGTTATGCCCTGGCCGTGGCGACGGGTAAAGGGCGTCATGGCCTGCATCGGGTGCTGGCGCAGCGTGGCTGGCTGAATTATTTCGATACGACGCGCTGCGCGGACGAGGCGGCGAGCAAGCCGGACCCGCTTATGCTGGAGCAGATTCTCGCCCATTGCGGGGTCTCCGCGGCTCGGGCGTTGATGGTCGGGGACTCGGCTTTCGATCTGCTGATGGCGCAGCGCGCCGGCATGGATTCGGTGGCGGTGGGGTATGGTGCACAGCCTTTATCGGCGTTGCGCCGCTATGCTCCGAAGCTGGCGATTGAGGATTTCACGGCGTTGCGCACCTGGCTCGAGGGTGGTGCGACCGAGCAGAAGGATGAGGTGAGTCATTATGTCGGATGA
- the rluC gene encoding 23S rRNA pseudouridine(955/2504/2580) synthase RluC — MTIPASPTSGVQLLEVAPELAGQRIDNFLRTQLKGVPKTLIYRILRKGEVRVNKGRIKPEYKLQAGDVVRVPPLRLAERDEPVPVAQGLLERLEAAILYEDKGLIVLNKPAGIAVHGGSGLSFGVIEAFRQLRPDAKELELVHRLDRDTSGLLMIAKKRSMLRHLHEALRGDGVDKRYMALVRGHWATAKKQVNAPLQKSNLRSGERMVEVSAEGKEALTLFRVLRRFGEFATLVEAKPVTGRTHQIRVHAQHAGHGIAGDSKYGDDDFTREIRELGGKRLFLHAYALVVPLPDGGELRLEAPVDEMWAHTLGRLSV, encoded by the coding sequence ATGACTATTCCTGCCTCTCCAACCTCCGGCGTCCAGCTGCTCGAGGTTGCACCGGAACTCGCCGGCCAACGTATCGACAACTTCCTGCGCACTCAGCTCAAGGGGGTGCCCAAGACCTTGATTTACCGCATCTTGCGCAAGGGCGAGGTGCGGGTGAACAAGGGGCGGATCAAGCCCGAATACAAGCTGCAGGCCGGCGATGTGGTGCGCGTGCCGCCGCTGCGTCTGGCCGAACGCGACGAGCCGGTGCCGGTGGCGCAGGGGCTGCTGGAGCGTCTGGAGGCGGCGATCCTCTATGAGGATAAGGGGCTGATCGTGCTGAACAAGCCGGCCGGCATCGCCGTGCACGGTGGCAGCGGCCTGAGCTTCGGGGTGATCGAGGCGTTTCGCCAGTTGCGTCCGGATGCCAAGGAGCTGGAATTGGTGCATCGCCTCGATCGCGATACCTCCGGCCTGCTGATGATCGCCAAGAAGCGCAGCATGTTGCGTCACCTGCACGAGGCCTTGCGCGGCGATGGCGTGGACAAGCGCTATATGGCCCTGGTACGCGGTCACTGGGCGACGGCGAAGAAGCAGGTCAATGCGCCGCTGCAGAAAAGCAATTTGCGCTCGGGCGAGCGTATGGTCGAGGTCAGCGCCGAGGGTAAGGAGGCGCTGACCCTGTTTCGCGTGCTGCGTCGGTTCGGCGAGTTCGCCACCCTGGTGGAGGCCAAGCCGGTGACCGGTCGTACCCATCAGATTCGCGTGCACGCCCAGCATGCGGGGCACGGCATCGCCGGCGACAGCAAGTATGGCGATGACGATTTCACGCGGGAAATACGCGAGTTGGGCGGCAAGCGCCTGTTCCTGCATGCCTATGCCCTGGTGGTGCCGCTGCCCGATGGCGGCGAGCTGCGCCTCGAGGCGCCGGTCGATGAGATGTGGGCGCATACGCTGGGGCGGCTGAGTGTCTGA